In a genomic window of Amblyomma americanum isolate KBUSLIRL-KWMA chromosome 4, ASM5285725v1, whole genome shotgun sequence:
- the LOC144129749 gene encoding organic cation transporter protein-like has product MPLLAPPVGHWCRKSGEAGNVSESQWKRIFIPQHDDGSYSKCTVYSVGFVMSRKSDGGDALGRSRSAATAVTPPREELPCSSWDYDVSPGLKTLTSEWNLVCERRGLLFVAVMYNNLGGLVALPFVGQVADRFGRWPVMVVSLLLALLAAIGTVFTSTFATFIIARMLVTGSLSALALVMVLSMFAGCADLQRQRSVCAAHLVVATAALAPRLMAGMVLDRRVLCLVVLLCTLPLLLLVLLCVDESPRWMRVVFDSPGAESKTTTALHRFTRRLSTVMTHKHMKTTARMRLRKQNILGSVGLVIDPNFRTRTLVLVFTLFTLLSSLVVTTGKETVNLELLDLVLRMFCLVAADQLLLALTRRDALLLALPCVCLLASVEALATAMAAASVLPVLRELLFDSVLANLALVCTYSLELYPTAMRATGLGTVYFAGGVCATATPLLERGLQPPLLELCSVLLTVTSLSLVPLLPETMDTSLVETTCDLERLLGRPSSTEGDEMFVDVDRRPCSRGACSRLCSSFARCC; this is encoded by the exons ATGCCGTTGCTTGCGCCACCCGTGGGCCACTGGTGCCGGAAGTCCGGAGAAGCGGGGAACGTGAGCGAATCTCAGTGGAAGAGGATATTCATCCCGCAGCACGACGACGGCAGCTACAGCAAGTGCACCGTCTACAGTGTGGGTTTCGTGATGTCAAGAAAGAGCGACGGCGGCGACGCTTTGGGCCGATCAAGGTCGGCGGCTACGGCGGTTACGCCTCCGCGGGAAGAGCTGCCCTGCAGCAGCTGGGACTACGATGTCTCGCCAGGGCTGAAGACGTTGACCAGCGAGTGGAACCTGGTGTGCGAGCGCCGCGGGCTTCTATTCGTTGCAGTCATGTACAACAACCTCGGAGGCCTGGTTGCTTTGCCGTTCGTGGGACAGGTTGCCGACCGGTTCGGACGCTG GCCCGTGATGGTCGTCAGCCTCCTCCTGGCTCTTTTGGCGGCCATCGGGACCGTGTTCACATCGACCTTCGCCACCTTCATCATTGCGCGCATGCTCGTCACGGGTTCGCTCAGCGCGCTGGCCCTCGTCATGGTGCTGTCCATGTTTGCGGGCTGCGCTGACTTGCAGCGGCAGCGCAGCGTGTGCGCCGCGCACCTGGTCGTGGCCACGGCCGCCCTGGCTCCGCGGCTGATGGCCGGAATGGTGCTGGACCGGCGGGTCCTCTGCCTCGTTGTGCTGCTCTGCACGCTGCCGCtgttgcttcttgtgctgttaTGCGTGGACGAGTCACCACGGTGGATGCGGGTGGTCTTCGACAGCCCCGGGGCTGAAAGCAAGACCACTACGGCGTTGCATCGCTTCACACGCAG gttAAGCACTGTGATGACCCACAAGCACATGAAGACGACAGCGCGTATGCGGTTGCGCAAGCAGAACATACTGGGGAGCGTGGGCCTTGTGATCGACCCGAATTTTCGGACACGTACGCTGGTGCTGGTCTTCACGTTGTTCACGCTCCTCAGCAGCCTGGTTGTGACCACCGGCAAAGAGACCGTGAATCTGGAGCTTCTGGACCTGGTGCTTCGAATGTTCTGCTTGGTTGCTGCGGATCAACTCCTGCTCGCATTGACTAGGCGCGACGCTCTGCTGCTTGCTCTGCCGTGTGTATGCCTGCTCGCTTCTGTGGAGGCGCTGGCAACAGCCATGGCGGCGGCGTCTGTACTGCCGGTGCTCAG GGAGCTGCTTTTCGATTCAGTCCTGGCCAACCTTGCGCTGGTGTGCACGTACAGCCTCGAGCTCTACCCGACTGCAATGAGAGCTACGGGTCTCGGCACCGTCTATTTCGCCGGTGGTGTGTGCGCTACAGCGACGCCCTtgctcgagaggggcctgcagccGCCTCTGCTCGAGCTTTGCTCGGTGCTGCTGACGGTCACATCGCTGTCCCTGGTCCCCCTTCTGCCAGAGACCATGGATACATCACTGGTCGAGACCACGTGTGACCTCGAGAGGCTGCTCGGGCGACCTAGCAGCACTGAAGGGGATGAAATGTTTGTCGACGTTGAT CGACGCCCTtgctcgagaggggcctgcagccGCCTCTGCTCGAGCTTTGCTCGGTGCTGCTGA